Proteins from a genomic interval of Providencia stuartii:
- a CDS encoding diaminopimelate dehydrogenase, translating to MTKIKAAIVGYGNIGRYALEAVLAAEDFELVGVVRRNGQDIPAELVGHTVVDDIEKLGKVDVALLCSPTRVIGDLAEKILNLGINTVDSFDVHSEIVALKKRLDKAAKQRDSVAIVSAGWDPGSDSIMRALMLAMAPKGVTYTNFGPGMSMGHSVAAKAIDGVKDALSVTIPLGTGVHRRMVYVELAANANFDEVAKAIKADSYFASDETHIRQVDSVDALKDVGHGVHMTHKGVSGATHNQLFEYSMRINNPALTSQFMVSAARATMKQSPGAYTVIEIPPVNFLQGDLDNLIAKLV from the coding sequence ATGACAAAAATTAAAGCCGCAATAGTGGGATACGGCAATATTGGCCGCTATGCACTCGAAGCGGTATTGGCAGCTGAAGATTTTGAACTTGTTGGCGTAGTTCGTCGAAATGGACAAGATATCCCAGCAGAGTTAGTAGGGCATACTGTTGTCGATGATATTGAAAAATTAGGCAAAGTAGATGTTGCGCTGCTGTGCTCTCCGACTCGTGTAATTGGTGATTTAGCGGAGAAAATCTTAAATCTGGGGATTAATACGGTTGATAGCTTTGATGTCCATTCAGAGATCGTGGCATTAAAAAAACGTTTAGATAAGGCTGCTAAACAACGCGATAGCGTTGCCATTGTTTCTGCTGGTTGGGATCCTGGTTCTGACTCCATTATGCGTGCCTTAATGTTAGCGATGGCACCAAAAGGCGTTACTTATACTAACTTTGGCCCAGGAATGAGCATGGGGCACAGTGTTGCAGCAAAAGCGATTGATGGGGTGAAGGATGCCTTATCGGTCACCATTCCACTGGGTACCGGAGTGCATCGCCGCATGGTTTATGTGGAACTCGCTGCAAATGCAAATTTTGATGAAGTGGCTAAAGCCATTAAAGCGGATAGCTATTTTGCTTCCGATGAAACACATATTCGCCAAGTGGATAGTGTGGATGCACTAAAAGACGTTGGTCATGGTGTACATATGACGCATAAAGGTGTTTCTGGCGCGACACACAATCAACTATTTGAATACTCAATGCGTATTAATAATCCAGCATTAACTTCTCAGTTTATGGTTTCCGCAGCACGAGCAACGATGAAGCAATCACCAGGGGCATATACTGTGATTGAAATTCCACCAGTGAATTTCTTACAAGGTGATCTTGATAATTTGATTGCTAAGTTAGTGTAA
- a CDS encoding TetR/AcrR family transcriptional regulator, which produces MSFTYSNHEYKGTRKRTYNLLVNTALALFEKGDMPSISELAIEAGVSRATAYRYFPTQSDLIAATVNASLGPILTWRPQSEKTEERIEELLTYALPRMFEHEGVLRAALQVSLQQWAQSRALTQDPKEKPLERGNRKNILAMVTAPMKDDYPQDVIDKVIKAFSVIYGSEIFLVLKDIWKQDDAEVIEIAQWMAKAIINQATADKNAREC; this is translated from the coding sequence ATGTCATTCACATATTCTAATCATGAATATAAAGGAACAAGGAAGCGAACTTATAACTTATTGGTGAATACGGCACTGGCTCTTTTTGAAAAAGGGGATATGCCCTCTATTTCGGAGCTTGCTATTGAGGCGGGCGTATCAAGAGCGACAGCTTATCGCTATTTTCCAACGCAAAGTGATTTGATTGCGGCAACTGTTAATGCCAGTTTAGGGCCCATTTTGACATGGCGACCGCAAAGTGAAAAAACGGAAGAGCGTATTGAGGAGTTGCTGACATATGCACTCCCTAGAATGTTTGAGCATGAAGGCGTCTTGAGAGCCGCATTACAAGTATCGTTACAGCAGTGGGCACAAAGTCGCGCTCTGACGCAAGATCCTAAAGAAAAACCACTGGAAAGAGGAAACCGTAAAAATATCCTCGCGATGGTTACTGCACCAATGAAAGATGATTATCCGCAAGATGTTATTGATAAAGTTATCAAAGCATTTTCAGTCATTTATGGCTCTGAAATCTTTCTAGTACTCAAAGATATTTGGAAGCAAGATGACGCTGAGGTGATTGAAATTGCACAGTGGATGGCGAAAGCGATTATTAACCAAGCCACAGCAGATAAAAATGCCCGAGAATGCTGA
- a CDS encoding MATE family efflux transporter, whose amino-acid sequence MHQSDVTERSLFSLSWPIFIDIFLHLATLLINTYMVSHVSTAYLAAMGVGNQVFDLFITIFNFISVGCSVVIAQYLGAGRREKASQAIHISIAFNFLLGFSSALIALFFGYKILSIMNTPSHLMQDGYAYLHILGICLIPEAISIILAACLRVYGKAQPAMWVTLIANVITVFGNMIVLYGFFGLPQYGLEGVAWSTVVGRVVAVILLFCLLFYGLRIKFSPQLLIRWSRNMLGKILHIGLPSAGENLVWILHFMTASAFIGLMGETSLAAQTLYFQLSLFIMLFGISISIGNEIMVGHLVGAKRFDDAYKRGLKSLKMGFYVTIGVVFFFWLFRDPILDNLTEDQSIIHVLLPLFLLSVFLEPGRTINIVMVNALRASGDARFPLCTAIIFMWGVAIPLGYFLGIKMEMGLLGIWIGFFADEWLRGLTNAWRWRSRRWQNKRLDLES is encoded by the coding sequence ATGCATCAATCTGATGTCACTGAGAGATCACTCTTTTCTCTCAGTTGGCCAATATTTATTGATATTTTTCTTCATTTGGCCACATTACTCATCAACACCTATATGGTGAGCCATGTTTCAACAGCCTACCTAGCGGCAATGGGGGTGGGAAATCAGGTATTTGATCTGTTTATCACCATTTTTAACTTTATCAGTGTGGGGTGCAGTGTTGTTATCGCGCAATATTTAGGGGCTGGGCGACGTGAAAAAGCCAGCCAAGCTATCCACATCTCTATCGCTTTCAACTTTTTATTAGGTTTTTCCAGTGCCCTGATTGCACTTTTTTTTGGTTATAAAATTCTTAGCATCATGAATACACCATCTCATCTTATGCAAGATGGTTATGCATACTTACATATTCTAGGAATCTGTTTAATCCCTGAAGCGATATCCATTATTCTTGCGGCTTGTTTGCGCGTCTATGGCAAAGCTCAACCTGCAATGTGGGTAACACTGATAGCTAACGTCATCACTGTATTTGGTAACATGATTGTTCTTTATGGCTTTTTTGGCCTACCTCAATATGGCCTTGAAGGCGTCGCATGGTCAACCGTCGTAGGGCGGGTTGTGGCTGTTATACTGCTATTTTGCTTATTATTTTATGGGCTAAGAATTAAGTTCTCCCCACAATTACTGATACGCTGGTCACGTAATATGTTAGGAAAAATCCTGCATATTGGCTTGCCATCTGCCGGCGAAAACTTAGTGTGGATCCTACATTTTATGACCGCATCTGCGTTTATCGGTTTAATGGGCGAAACATCGTTAGCGGCACAAACACTTTATTTCCAACTCTCACTTTTTATTATGCTATTTGGTATTTCAATCAGTATAGGTAATGAAATTATGGTGGGGCACCTTGTTGGTGCTAAACGTTTCGATGATGCTTACAAACGCGGGCTGAAAAGCCTCAAAATGGGCTTTTATGTCACGATTGGCGTAGTCTTTTTCTTCTGGTTATTCCGAGACCCTATTCTTGATAATTTAACTGAAGATCAAAGTATTATCCATGTGTTACTGCCTCTGTTCTTACTCTCAGTCTTTTTAGAACCGGGTCGTACCATCAATATTGTTATGGTTAACGCATTAAGAGCGTCAGGTGATGCGCGTTTCCCACTGTGTACCGCCATTATTTTTATGTGGGGAGTTGCGATTCCACTAGGCTATTTTCTTGGTATTAAAATGGAAATGGGCTTACTGGGTATCTGGATCGGCTTCTTTGCTGATGAGTGGTTACGTGGTTTAACCAATGCATGGCGTTGGCGTTCTCGGCGATGGCAAAATAAACGACTCGACCTCGAAAGTTGA
- a CDS encoding fimbrial protein — MKLKFILPILLLSVSAVGNVYALRDQGHGQIKFKGSIIDAPCSISPETKEIIELGQISNMALVIGGKSTPRPFEILLENCDVSKLTKGVQLTFSGAAASFDTTNKTLGIVGTGSGAGIQIANGSAGVITLGQPTPFQKIQNSNNTLQFSAYLVGNGGDIDTITVGEFSSVADFTLNYE; from the coding sequence ATGAAATTAAAATTTATTTTACCGATTTTATTATTGTCTGTCTCTGCGGTTGGAAATGTTTATGCGCTACGCGATCAGGGGCATGGCCAAATTAAATTTAAAGGCTCCATTATTGATGCACCTTGCTCTATTTCTCCAGAGACTAAAGAGATTATCGAACTGGGTCAAATTTCAAATATGGCATTAGTCATTGGCGGTAAATCAACTCCGCGACCGTTTGAAATATTATTAGAAAATTGTGATGTATCAAAATTAACTAAAGGTGTGCAATTAACCTTTAGTGGGGCAGCAGCCAGTTTTGATACAACCAATAAAACATTAGGAATTGTTGGTACAGGGTCAGGGGCTGGTATTCAAATTGCTAATGGCAGTGCTGGCGTGATCACGTTAGGGCAACCCACTCCATTCCAAAAGATCCAAAATAGTAATAATACCCTACAATTTTCGGCCTATCTGGTGGGGAATGGCGGTGATATCGACACGATAACTGTAGGTGAATTCTCATCGGTTGCAGATTTCACACTCAACTACGAATAA
- a CDS encoding YacC family pilotin-like protein — MRKFTVIFYIITLLGITHSARALTPNEAEDLADLTAVFIYLKYDCGYSQIPDREIERAIVYFARSNKWDLGDYDSHKMTMLNKESYNDLKGIPLSQEFKCQSLARDSLGLFAYVK; from the coding sequence ATGCGCAAATTTACTGTGATTTTTTACATCATTACTCTGTTAGGGATAACACATTCTGCCAGAGCACTGACCCCCAATGAAGCTGAAGATCTTGCCGATCTGACGGCGGTTTTTATCTACCTAAAATATGATTGTGGCTATTCACAAATCCCTGATAGGGAAATTGAGCGCGCAATTGTCTATTTTGCCCGTAGTAATAAATGGGATCTTGGTGATTACGATTCTCACAAGATGACCATGCTCAACAAAGAAAGCTACAACGACCTAAAAGGTATCCCGCTATCACAAGAATTTAAGTGCCAATCTCTTGCCCGGGATTCATTAGGCTTGTTTGCTTATGTGAAATAA
- a CDS encoding Tm-1-like ATP-binding domain-containing protein has protein sequence MKQHQGYIYIATTLDTKSDELFYVCDLIKEAGLSVRSVDLTTQPTQLNRNADIKALTVAAYHPSGAEAVFCGDRGKAIEAMSLAFSLYLSAQDDVAAILGLGGSGGTALITPAMQALPVGIPKLMVSTMASGDISGYIGASDISMMYSVTDVSGLNVISRKVLKNAANQIAGAVYFNREDKYEEASKPAIALTMFGVTTPCVQQLTEQLESQYDCLVFHATGSGGKAMEKLIDSHLLDSVLDITTTEVCDYLFGGVLACDEDRFGAIARTQTPCVLSCGALDMVNFGRPSTVPEHYRDRLFYNHNSQVTLMRTTKEENQQMGRWIADKLNRCEGEIRFIIPTAGFSALDIEGAPFWDPEADQAFINALTENLITTEKRKLILSPYHINSIEFCEQVIQLHQEILNNK, from the coding sequence ATGAAACAGCATCAGGGATACATCTATATAGCAACCACGCTAGATACTAAAAGCGATGAATTGTTCTATGTCTGCGATTTGATCAAAGAAGCAGGTTTATCTGTACGTTCAGTAGATTTGACGACGCAACCAACTCAACTAAACAGAAATGCAGATATTAAGGCTCTCACTGTTGCGGCTTACCATCCTTCCGGAGCTGAAGCCGTTTTTTGTGGTGATAGAGGAAAAGCCATTGAAGCTATGTCACTGGCTTTTAGTCTGTACCTCAGTGCCCAAGATGATGTTGCCGCTATTTTAGGTTTAGGAGGTTCCGGTGGTACAGCGCTAATTACTCCAGCAATGCAAGCGCTCCCTGTTGGCATACCTAAACTGATGGTTTCAACGATGGCGTCAGGGGATATATCCGGTTATATCGGTGCAAGTGATATTTCAATGATGTATTCGGTCACCGATGTCTCAGGTTTAAATGTTATTTCTCGTAAGGTATTAAAAAACGCTGCAAATCAAATTGCAGGTGCCGTTTATTTTAATCGTGAAGATAAATATGAAGAGGCATCAAAACCTGCTATTGCACTAACTATGTTTGGCGTCACTACCCCGTGTGTTCAACAGCTAACCGAGCAACTTGAATCACAATATGACTGCTTAGTTTTCCATGCGACGGGAAGTGGCGGTAAAGCCATGGAAAAATTAATTGATAGCCACTTATTAGATTCCGTATTGGACATCACGACAACGGAAGTGTGTGACTATCTGTTTGGTGGCGTTTTAGCATGCGATGAAGATCGTTTTGGCGCAATCGCAAGAACACAAACACCTTGTGTACTGTCATGCGGGGCGCTAGATATGGTCAATTTTGGTCGCCCATCGACAGTACCAGAGCATTATCGTGACCGGTTATTCTATAACCATAATTCACAAGTTACGTTAATGCGTACAACAAAAGAAGAAAATCAACAAATGGGTCGTTGGATTGCCGATAAGCTTAACCGCTGTGAAGGGGAAATTCGCTTTATTATTCCAACAGCCGGCTTCTCTGCACTGGATATTGAAGGTGCCCCATTCTGGGATCCAGAAGCAGACCAAGCCTTTATCAATGCATTAACCGAAAATCTTATAACAACAGAAAAACGCAAACTTATTTTGAGTCCGTACCATATCAACTCAATTGAGTTTTGCGAACAAGTTATTCAATTACACCAGGAAATTTTGAACAACAAGTAG
- a CDS encoding helix-turn-helix domain-containing protein, translated as MKKSEDININDFFSFISLAIGRTLKRIRKSQGLTAGQFGKLVNLSQQQMSRYECGSNRINVCLLLLLLDKIDITIDEFNLLLIEEINIASIEKYIDLNKVLSTSVFNKVNNDSSPTSSSPVLFG; from the coding sequence ATGAAAAAGAGTGAAGATATTAATATAAATGATTTTTTTTCATTTATCTCATTAGCTATTGGAAGAACATTAAAAAGGATAAGAAAAAGCCAAGGACTCACGGCGGGACAATTTGGAAAATTAGTTAATTTAAGCCAACAACAAATGTCGCGTTATGAATGTGGAAGTAACCGCATAAATGTATGCTTACTACTGCTATTATTAGATAAAATCGATATTACTATCGATGAGTTTAACTTATTACTTATTGAAGAAATAAATATAGCATCTATTGAAAAATACATTGATTTAAATAAGGTGCTAAGTACATCCGTTTTCAATAAGGTCAATAATGATAGCAGTCCAACCTCCAGTTCACCGGTTTTATTCGGATAG
- a CDS encoding phosphoenolpyruvate hydrolase family protein, with the protein MKHNRESLLKKFREMIARGEPIIGGGAGTGLSAKCEEAGGIDLIVIYNSGRYRMAGRGSLAGLLAYGNANEIVMDMAKEVLPVVKHTPVLAGVNGTDPFCQFDHFLDEIKAKGFTGVQNFPTVGLIDGNFRANLEETGMGYGLEVDMIRLAHEKGLLTTPYVFSREDAIAMTEAGADIIVPHMGLTTGGNIGAETALTLKDCVPLINDWAKAAKAVRDDVIVLCHGGPIATPEDAEYILANCPECHGFYGASSMERLPTEVALTATTQKFKTIKR; encoded by the coding sequence ATGAAACATAATCGCGAAAGCTTACTGAAAAAATTCAGAGAGATGATCGCTCGAGGCGAACCAATTATTGGTGGTGGTGCCGGTACCGGCCTATCCGCAAAATGTGAAGAGGCTGGCGGTATAGACTTAATCGTTATTTATAACTCAGGTCGCTACCGTATGGCTGGACGCGGTTCACTCGCGGGCTTACTGGCTTATGGTAATGCTAACGAAATCGTGATGGACATGGCAAAAGAAGTCTTGCCTGTTGTAAAACACACACCTGTACTTGCTGGAGTTAACGGTACGGATCCTTTTTGCCAGTTTGACCACTTTCTTGACGAGATCAAAGCAAAAGGGTTTACTGGGGTACAAAATTTCCCAACCGTTGGCCTAATAGATGGTAACTTTAGGGCTAACCTAGAAGAAACCGGCATGGGATATGGCTTAGAAGTCGATATGATCCGTTTAGCCCATGAAAAAGGGTTATTAACCACCCCTTATGTTTTCAGCCGTGAAGATGCGATAGCAATGACCGAAGCCGGTGCTGATATTATTGTTCCTCATATGGGCTTAACCACTGGGGGGAATATTGGCGCAGAAACGGCACTAACACTTAAAGATTGCGTACCTTTAATCAATGACTGGGCCAAAGCGGCAAAAGCAGTACGCGATGATGTCATTGTTCTGTGCCATGGTGGTCCAATTGCAACACCTGAAGATGCGGAATATATATTAGCAAACTGCCCTGAATGCCATGGTTTTTATGGCGCTAGCTCGATGGAACGTTTGCCAACTGAAGTCGCACTCACTGCAACAACCCAAAAATTCAAAACCATTAAGCGTTAA
- a CDS encoding serine dehydratase subunit alpha family protein: MQTQAQPLLWQYFINAVKQEVKPALGCTEPISLALAAAKAASCIEGDILRVTALVSPNLMKNGMGVTVPGTGMVGLPIAAALGALGGDADAGLEVLKSASTSAIESSKNMLEQGLVTVDIKQPCDDVIYSEATVFTDKGSATAIIAGSHTNLVKMMVNNDVIFDINQKAPLNTSPVDCAADVALPEVTAKAVYQFATQAPFEDIRFILEAAQLNDALSQEGLRHVYGLHIGKTLQAQRDRGLLSKDLLSEIMIRTSAASDARMGGAILPAMSNSGSGNQGIAATMPVVVTADYLHSTEEQLARALMLSHLMAIYIHNQLPALSALCAATTAAMGAAAGIAWLLESRYEVVAMAICSMIGDVSGMICDGASNSCAMKVSTSASAAYKAVLMALDNSCVRGSDGIVSDDVDQSIANLCSLATGSMRHTDVQIIEIMAAKAR, from the coding sequence ATGCAAACTCAAGCCCAGCCACTTCTTTGGCAGTACTTTATCAATGCAGTCAAACAAGAAGTTAAACCTGCTTTAGGTTGCACCGAACCCATTTCATTAGCACTCGCGGCAGCAAAAGCAGCCTCTTGTATTGAAGGTGATATTCTTCGAGTCACCGCATTAGTCTCACCGAACCTAATGAAAAATGGGATGGGTGTAACTGTGCCAGGAACAGGTATGGTGGGTCTGCCTATTGCTGCGGCATTAGGCGCTCTTGGTGGCGATGCGGATGCCGGACTTGAGGTATTAAAGTCAGCGTCAACTTCGGCTATTGAGTCGAGTAAAAACATGCTCGAACAAGGCTTAGTGACTGTGGATATTAAACAACCTTGTGATGATGTCATCTATTCAGAAGCGACAGTGTTTACTGACAAAGGTTCTGCAACAGCGATTATTGCAGGGTCACACACCAACCTCGTAAAGATGATGGTTAATAATGATGTCATTTTTGATATCAACCAAAAAGCACCATTAAACACTTCCCCTGTTGATTGTGCTGCCGATGTCGCACTCCCTGAGGTGACCGCAAAAGCCGTTTATCAATTCGCAACCCAAGCCCCATTTGAAGATATTCGCTTTATTTTAGAAGCTGCACAGTTAAATGATGCACTCTCGCAAGAAGGGTTACGTCATGTCTATGGCTTGCACATAGGAAAAACACTCCAAGCTCAACGTGATCGTGGATTACTATCAAAAGATCTTTTATCTGAAATTATGATACGGACATCCGCAGCATCTGATGCTCGCATGGGAGGGGCGATATTGCCCGCGATGAGTAACTCAGGCTCAGGCAACCAAGGGATTGCTGCCACCATGCCCGTTGTTGTCACGGCAGATTATTTGCATTCAACAGAAGAACAATTAGCTAGAGCATTAATGCTATCCCATTTAATGGCTATCTATATTCATAATCAATTACCTGCCCTTTCCGCATTATGTGCTGCGACAACTGCCGCGATGGGTGCCGCCGCAGGTATCGCATGGTTGCTAGAATCACGCTATGAAGTCGTCGCAATGGCAATATGCAGCATGATCGGTGATGTCAGCGGTATGATTTGTGATGGTGCATCGAATAGTTGTGCCATGAAAGTTTCAACAAGTGCAAGTGCGGCCTACAAAGCCGTTTTAATGGCGCTCGACAACAGCTGTGTAAGAGGCTCTGATGGCATTGTTTCCGATGATGTCGATCAATCGATAGCAAATTTATGTTCGCTAGCGACAGGCTCAATGCGCCATACCGATGTGCAAATTATTGAAATCATGGCAGCCAAAGCCCGTTAA
- a CDS encoding GNAT family N-acetyltransferase, with amino-acid sequence MAIRVTTSPAKSEIAHIHQSLINYNLQFFSEDIHSPLAVFYEQEEAILGGITGSILGNWLRIDYFWLEESLRKQGIGSQLLQAMENKARELGAKYAQVDTFSFQAKPFYEKQGYQVISTLIDYPIKHERYYFMKSL; translated from the coding sequence ATGGCAATACGCGTCACAACATCCCCTGCTAAATCTGAAATTGCGCATATTCATCAATCATTGATTAACTATAACTTACAATTTTTCAGTGAAGATATTCATTCTCCATTAGCCGTATTTTATGAGCAAGAAGAGGCAATATTAGGCGGAATAACAGGTTCAATACTCGGAAATTGGCTACGAATTGACTACTTTTGGCTTGAAGAATCATTGAGGAAGCAAGGCATCGGTTCACAATTGCTACAAGCGATGGAAAATAAAGCGAGAGAGTTAGGTGCCAAATATGCTCAAGTCGATACGTTCAGTTTCCAAGCAAAACCTTTTTATGAGAAACAGGGCTATCAGGTGATCTCAACACTCATTGATTACCCAATTAAACATGAAAGATATTATTTTATGAAATCTTTGTAA
- a CDS encoding AbrB family transcriptional regulator — protein MIRLLKMGLGIAICALIGGTLTYLGVPLALMFGPIIAVIVFNRFNIQFAIPKYTLTFVQISLGTSVGLMFNQVSLGQAENLFLLLLLLVVCLAVQFSFSYFWFHRKVGWTKQEAMLGSVPGAMAAILALTDHTHTPPQKIVISHTIRLIILILLAGIVVGSHGDPQPLIVLPSLTLEATFWLTVIVLTGLGLGLVLQRMHVPAPFMLTSLGAATLIQGWLDVQIHFPVMITELSMVLIGMNIGNHFIVFPLSSLIKNIYSSAQVVVINIFLTLLITLFAAWVTGYPLSVLLLAWAPGSMEAMTFAAITMNLDAGFVMSNHIIRMVIIQSIPSIVMFWQERRVKKKEG, from the coding sequence ATGATAAGATTATTGAAGATGGGCTTAGGCATTGCTATTTGTGCCTTAATTGGTGGAACCCTCACTTATCTTGGCGTACCTCTCGCTCTTATGTTTGGCCCAATCATTGCGGTGATTGTTTTTAATCGCTTCAACATTCAATTTGCTATCCCCAAATATACCCTCACATTTGTTCAGATATCATTAGGAACGTCTGTGGGACTGATGTTTAATCAAGTCTCATTAGGGCAAGCAGAGAATCTATTTCTACTTCTTCTGCTGTTGGTGGTCTGCTTGGCTGTCCAATTTTCATTCAGTTATTTTTGGTTTCACCGCAAAGTCGGATGGACAAAACAAGAAGCGATGCTGGGCTCTGTTCCGGGAGCCATGGCTGCCATATTAGCCTTAACAGATCATACGCATACGCCTCCACAAAAAATCGTGATTTCTCATACGATCCGTCTCATTATTTTAATTCTATTGGCAGGAATTGTGGTAGGTAGTCATGGGGATCCTCAGCCTCTGATTGTACTACCATCCTTAACATTGGAAGCGACCTTCTGGTTAACGGTGATTGTATTAACAGGACTCGGATTAGGCTTGGTATTGCAGCGAATGCATGTTCCTGCCCCCTTTATGTTGACATCATTAGGTGCCGCGACGTTGATCCAAGGCTGGCTTGATGTACAAATTCATTTTCCGGTGATGATTACTGAGCTCAGTATGGTTTTGATCGGGATGAATATTGGTAACCACTTTATTGTTTTTCCACTGTCGTCATTGATCAAAAATATCTATTCATCTGCCCAAGTGGTGGTGATTAATATCTTTTTAACCTTATTGATTACACTGTTTGCTGCATGGGTCACTGGCTATCCTCTATCGGTATTGCTGCTGGCTTGGGCGCCAGGAAGCATGGAAGCGATGACATTTGCGGCGATCACCATGAACCTTGATGCTGGATTTGTCATGTCAAATCACATCATTAGGATGGTAATTATTCAAAGTATCCCTTCGATAGTGATGTTTTGGCAAGAAAGACGCGTGAAGAAAAAGGAAGGTTGA
- a CDS encoding fimbrial protein, translating to MLKSMNVFFGSFLLIGTANMSTAVTPIKIGGSIVETACSIDMSSRDQTIDIGTLPLTQIRRNGESSPHKFTIRLINCSIERTTSNDINKLGWKYFHITFESTQDKTLVKDYGGSGGIALRLNDQFNRIIIPDVPIPTQDITQGIINLNYQLTLINREENLPSELYYTQIRFKVDYD from the coding sequence ATGTTGAAATCAATGAATGTTTTTTTCGGTAGCTTTCTGCTCATAGGTACTGCAAATATGAGTACAGCCGTTACTCCCATTAAAATTGGTGGAAGTATTGTAGAAACAGCATGTTCAATTGATATGAGCAGCCGAGATCAAACTATTGATATAGGAACTCTTCCATTGACTCAAATTAGACGTAATGGAGAGAGTTCCCCTCATAAATTTACCATTCGTCTAATCAATTGTTCAATTGAGCGCACTACCTCGAATGATATTAATAAGCTAGGTTGGAAATATTTTCACATTACGTTTGAGAGCACCCAAGATAAAACATTGGTTAAAGATTATGGCGGTTCAGGCGGAATTGCACTAAGACTTAATGACCAATTTAACCGTATTATTATTCCTGATGTTCCTATACCAACACAAGATATCACTCAAGGCATTATAAACTTAAACTACCAATTAACATTGATTAATCGTGAAGAGAATTTACCGTCAGAGCTATATTACACTCAAATTCGATTTAAAGTCGACTATGACTAA